A part of Rattus norvegicus strain BN/NHsdMcwi chromosome 4, GRCr8, whole genome shotgun sequence genomic DNA contains:
- the Mxd1 gene encoding max dimerization protein 1 isoform X1: protein MATAVGMNIQLLLEAADYLERREREAEHGYASMLPYSSKDRDAFKRRNKPKKNSTSSRSTHNEMEKNRITNGINLEAPSSASYWLPAQACSPPPVPREAEGAGTAGPRVKPTHHPEFADKSQIAHKET, encoded by the exons ATGGCGACAGCCGTCGGGATGAACATCCAGCTGCTGCTGGAGGCGGCCGACTACCTGGAGCGGCGGGAGAGAG AAGCTGAACATGGGTATGCCTCCATGTTGCCATACAGTAGCAAGGACAGAGATGCCTTCAAACGGAGAAACAAGCCCAAGAAGAACAGCACCAGTAGCAG ATCAACTCACAATGAGATGGAGAAGAACAG AATTACAAACGGAATCAACCTAGAAGCCCCGAGTTCTGCTTCTTACTGGCTTCCAGCACAG GCGTGCTCACCTCCGCCTGTGCCTAgagaagctgaaggggctggtACCGCTGGGCCCCGAGTCAAGCCGACACACCACCCTGAGTTTGCTGACAAAAGCCAAATTGCACATAAAG aaacttga
- the Snrnp27 gene encoding U4/U6.U5 small nuclear ribonucleoprotein 27 kDa protein produces the protein MGRSRSRSPRRERRRSRSTSRDRERRRRERSRSRERDRRRSRSRSPHRRRSRSPRRHRSTSPSPSRLKERRDEEKKETKEVKNKERQITEEDLEGKTEEEIEMMKLMGFASFDSTKGKKVDGSVNAYAINVSQKRKYRQYMNRKGGFNRPLDFIA, from the exons ATGGGTCGAAGTCGTAGCCGCTCCCCGCGCAGGG AACGTAGGCGATCCCGGTCCACATCTCGGGATCGAGAAAGAAGACGCCGAGAAAGGTCCAGGTCCAGGGAGAGAGATCGCAGACGGAGCCGCTCAAGATCCCCACACCGAAGACGCTCCAG GTCTCCAAGGCGACATAGATccacatctccctccccttctcggctgaaagaaagaagagatgaggagaagaaagaaactaaagaagtaAAGAACAAAGAACGTCAGATTACTG AGGAAGATCTGGAGGGTAAAACGGAGGAGGAAATAGAAATGATGAAATTAATGGGATTTGCCTCTTTTGACTCCACAAAG GGAAAGAAGGTAGACGGCTCTGTAAATGCCTATGCCATCAACGTGTCTCAGAAGAGGAAATACAG GCAGTACATGAATCGAAAAGGCGGATTCAACAGACCTCTGGATTTTATTGCATGA
- the Snrnp27 gene encoding U4/U6.U5 small nuclear ribonucleoprotein 27 kDa protein isoform X1 produces the protein MGRSRSRSPRRERRRSRSTSRDRERRRRERSRSRERDRRRSRSRSPHRRRSRSPRRHRSTSPSPSRLKERRDEEKKETKEVKNKERQITEEDLEGKTEEEIEMMKLMGFASFDSTKGKKVDGSVNAYAINVSQKRKYRYARSRPRVLMLGKESYYRIIVFRNVFHSLHMCACYLTCVPPTPHLLSHRRR, from the exons ATGGGTCGAAGTCGTAGCCGCTCCCCGCGCAGGG AACGTAGGCGATCCCGGTCCACATCTCGGGATCGAGAAAGAAGACGCCGAGAAAGGTCCAGGTCCAGGGAGAGAGATCGCAGACGGAGCCGCTCAAGATCCCCACACCGAAGACGCTCCAG GTCTCCAAGGCGACATAGATccacatctccctccccttctcggctgaaagaaagaagagatgaggagaagaaagaaactaaagaagtaAAGAACAAAGAACGTCAGATTACTG AGGAAGATCTGGAGGGTAAAACGGAGGAGGAAATAGAAATGATGAAATTAATGGGATTTGCCTCTTTTGACTCCACAAAG GGAAAGAAGGTAGACGGCTCTGTAAATGCCTATGCCATCAACGTGTCTCAGAAGAGGAAATACAGGTATGCACGTTCCAGGCCACGTGTGCTTATGCTTGGAAAAGAGAGTTATTACAGGATTATTGTGTTTAGGAATGTTTTCCACagtttgcacatgtgtgcttgcTACCTCACTTGCGTACCCCCCACACCTCATCTTTTGAGCCATAGACGAAGATAA